One window of the Musa acuminata AAA Group cultivar baxijiao unplaced genomic scaffold, Cavendish_Baxijiao_AAA HiC_scaffold_1125, whole genome shotgun sequence genome contains the following:
- the LOC135666736 gene encoding photosystem II CP47 reaction center protein-like, whose product MALYELAVFDPSDPALDPMWRQGLYGPGIWVSDPYGLTGKVQPVSPAWGAEGFDPFVPGGIASHHIAAAFVVAGTMWYGSATTPIELFGPTRYQWDQGYFQQEIYRRVSAGLAQNLSLSEAWSKIPEKLAFYDYIGNNPAKGGLFRAGSMDNGDGIAVGWLGHPVFRDKEGRELFVRRMPTFFETFPVVLVDGDGIVRADVPFRRAESKYSVEQVGVTVEFYGGELNGVSYSDPAT is encoded by the exons ATGGCTTTATACGAATTAGCGGTTTTTGATCCCTCTGACCCCGCTCTTGATCCAATGTGGAGACAAG GTTTGTATGGTCCTGGAATATGGGTGTCCGATCCTTATGGACTAACTGGAAAAGTACAACCCGTAAGTCCAGCGTGGGGCGCAGAAGGCTTTGATCCTTTTGTTCCCGGAGGAATAGCCTCTCATCATATTGCAGCGG CTTTCGTTGTTGCTGGAACTATGTGGTATGGTTCAGCAACTACCCCAATCGAATTATTTGGTCCCACTCGTTATCAGTGGGATCAGGGATACTTTCAGCAAGAAATATATCGAAGAGTTAGCGCCGGACTAGCCCAAAATCTGAGTTTATCGGAAGCTTGGTCTAAAATTCCCGAAAAATTAGCTTTTTATGATTACATTGGTAATAATCCAGCAAAAGGGGGATTATTCAGAGCAGGGTCAATGGACAACGGGGATGGAATAGCTGTTGGGTGGTTAGGACACCCCGTCTTTAGAGATAAAGAAGGGCGCGAGCTTTTTGTACGTCGTATGCCTACCTTTTTTGAAACATTTCCGGTAGTTTTGGTAGATGGAGACGGAATTGTTAGAGCCGATGTTCCTTTTAGAAGGGCAGAATCAAAGTATAGTGTTGAACAAGTAGGTGTAACTGTTGAGTTCTATGGTGGCGAACTCAATGGAGTCAGTTATAGTGATCCTGCGACT